One Oryza sativa Japonica Group chromosome 8, ASM3414082v1 DNA window includes the following coding sequences:
- the LOC4344912 gene encoding probable LRR receptor-like serine/threonine-protein kinase At1g56140 isoform X1 — MMRRRCSGSHGRQLLLLYWLVIACSWVAAAQAQQAPRTDPVEVAALNAILGRWGTNPPKTWNITGGDPCTGTAVDDTNIDDSPVVNPGIKCDCSFNNRTVCHITKLRVYALNVVGTIPAELESLRYLANLNLQQNYLTGPVPSFIGKLTFMQYLTLSINSLSGPLPKEIGNLTDLRSLGIGSNNFTGELPEELGNLTKLEQLYIDSSGFSGPFPSTLSKLKNLEKLWASDNDFTGKIPDYLGTLTKLVELRFQGNSFQGPIPASLSNLSNLTSLRIGDIVNGSSSLAFISNLTSLNILILRNCKISDNLRTVNFSKLGRLTLLDLSFNNITGEVPQSILNLNNLGYLFLGNNSLTGSLPDAKSSSLTNLDFSYNQLTGSFPSWVTNNNLQLNLVANKFNIRENNNRYLCHLSTSLCFLQNLFDHYFLMFYSITHSILPSGLNCLQQDTPCLLGSPEYYSFAVDCGSNKSMKGSDNTIYEVDAANLGVASYYVTRNTRWGVSNVGIFNDASSRNYVINSSQQFQNTLDSELFQTARMSPSSLRYYGLGLENGNYSVKLQFAEFAYPDSKTWESTGRRIFDIYVQGVLKEKNFDIRKAVGGKSFTAVNKIYNTIVSKNFLEIHLFWAGKGTCCIPTQGYYGPMISALSVTPNFTPTVRNGEPKKKSKAGVIVGIVIGALVLGSAALVGIFMLISKRRKATQQQEELYNLAGRPNVFSNAELKLATENFSSQNMVGEGGYGQVYKGKLPDGRVIAVKQLSQSSHQGKSEFVTEVATISAVQHRNLVKLHGCCIDSNTPLLVYEYLENGSLDRALFGSKSFNLDWPTRFEIVLGVARGLTYLHEESSVRIVHRDIKASNVLLDTDLTPKISDFGLAKLYDEKKTHISTKIAGTLGYLAPEYAMRGHLTEKADVFAFGVVALETVAGRPNTDNSREEDKIYLFEWAWTLYESGQALGIVDPKLKEFNEKEALRVICAALLCTQGSPHQRPSMSRVMAILAGDIEVTEVVTKPSYITEWQLRGGGDTSYATSSYYSGSTTGEFREKRETAPLNSYPGIAGRIDEGR; from the exons TGGCGGCGCTGAACGCGATCCTGGGGAGATGGGGAACGAATCCGCCCAAGACTTGGAacatcaccggcggcgacccCTGCACCGGCACCGCCGTCGACGACACCAACATCGACGACAGCCCCGTCGTCAACCCCGGCATCAAGTGCGACTGCTCCTTCAACAACCGCACCGTCTGCCACATCACCAAGCT GAGGGTGTACGCGTTGAATGTTGTCGGTACGATACCTGCGGAGCTGGAGAGTCTCAGATATCTGGCTAACTT GAACCTGCAGCAAAATTACTTGACTGGCCCTGTGCCATCATTCATTGGGAAGCTTACTTTCATGCAATACCT GACCTTATCAATCAATTCGCTATCTGGGCCCCTTCCAAAGGAAATTGGGAATCTCACGGATCTTCGATCATT AGGCATTGGCTCAAACAATTTTACTGGTGAACTTCCTGAAGAACTGGGCAACTTGACCAAACTCGAACAATT GTACATTGATAGTTCTGGCTTCAGTGGTCCATTCCCTTCAACATTATCAAAACTTAAGAATCTGGAGAAGCT GTGGGCATCAGATAATGATTTCACAGGGAAAATACCTGATTATTTAGGGACCTTGACAAAGTTGGTGGAACT GAGGTTCCAAGGAAATTCTTTTCAAGGCCCGATTCCAGCAAGTTTGTCTAATTTGTCCAACTTGACAAGCTT ACGAATTGGTGATATTGTAAACGGGAGCTCTTCGCTGGCCTTTATCAGTAACCTGACGTCTTTGAATATCCT AATATTGAGGAACTGCAAGATATCCGATAATCTCAGAACAGTAAATTTCTCTAAGCTTGGAAGATTAACCTTGTT GGACTTGAGCTTTAATAATATCACAGGCGAAGTTCCTCAGTCCATCCTTAATCTGAACAACCTTGGATACTT GTTTCTCGGGAACAATAGCCTTACAGGAAGCCTGCCAGATGCGAAGAGCTCCTCCCTAACCAATTT AGATTTTTCATACAATCAACTCACGGGAAGCTTTCCTTCATGGGTTACCAATAACAATTTGCAATT GAATTTGGTGgcaaataaatttaatattcGTGAGAACAACAATAGGTACTTGTGTCATTTATCTACAAGCCTATGTTTTTTACAAAACCtttttgaccattattttttaatgttttattCCATTACACACAGTATTCTACCTTCAGGACTAAACTGTTTACAACAAGACACTCCATGTTTGCTAGGTTCTCCAGAAT ACTATTCTTTTGCGGTAGACTGTGGCAGTAATAAATCTATGAAAGGCTCAgataatactatatatgaagTAGATGCTGCAAATCTCGGAGTCGCATCATACTATGTTACCAGAAATACAAGATGGGGTGTCAGCAATGTTGGAATATTCAATGATGCCTCAAGTCGAAACTATGTAATAAATAGTTCCCAACAGTTTCAAAACACATTGGATTCAGAATTATTCCAAACCGCGAGGATGTCACCATCATCCCTAAGATACTATGGTCTAGGACTTGAGAATGGAAATTATAGTGTCAAGCTTCAATTTGCAGAGTTTGCTTATCCAGATTCAAAGACTTGGGAGAGCACAGGAAGGCGAATTTTTGACATATATGTGCAG GGTGTTCTGAAAGAAAAGAATTTTGATATAAGGAAAGCAGTTGGTGGAAAATCTTTTACTGCAGttaacaaaatatataataCAATCGTGTCGAAAAACTTCCTTGAGATCCATCTCTTCTGGGCTGGCAAGGGCACTTGTTGTATTCCAACTCAAGGTTACTACGGACCAATGATATCTGCACTAAGTGTCACCCCAA ATTTTACTCCTACCGTGAGAAATGGAGagccaaaaaagaaaagtaagGCAGGTGTGATTGTCGGAATAGTGATCGGTGCATTAGTTTTAGGATCAGCAGCCTTAGTTGGAATCTTTATGTTGATAAGTAAGAGAAGAAAAGCGACCCAACAGCAAGAAG AGCTGTACAACCTTGCTGGAAGGCCTAATGTCTTTAGTAATGCTGAACTAAAGTTAGCTACAGAGAATTTCAGTTCTCAAAATATGGTGGGAGAAGGTGGATATGGGCAAGTATATAAG GGTAAGCTACCTGATGGAAGAGTCATAGCTGTCAAACAACTTTCTCAATCATCCCATCAGGGAAAAAGCGAGTTCGTGACAGAGGTTGCAACAATTTCAGCTGTGCAACATCGGAACCTTGTGAAATTGCACGGCTGCTGCATTGATAGTAACACACCCTTGTTGGTTTATGAGTACctcgaaaatggaagcctagaCAGAGCACTCTTTG GAAGCAAAAGCTTTAATCTAGACTGGCCAACACGCTTTGAGATCGTTTTGGGCGTTGCTAGAGGCCTAACTTATCTTCACGAAGAGTCTAGCGTTCGCATCGTGCATAGAGACATCAAAGCCAGCAATGTCTTACTTGACACTGATCTCACCCCCAAGATCTCTGACTTTGGACTTGCAAAGCTCTATGATGAGAAGAAGACCCATATCAGCACAAAAATAGCCGGCACGCT TGGCTATCTGGCACCCGAGTATGCAATGAGAGGCCATCTGACTGAAAAGGCCGACGTTTTTGCATTTGGGGTAGTCGCCTTGGAGACTGTTGCTGGTCGACCAAACACCGACAACTCTCGTGAAGAAGATAAGATCTATCTCTTTGAATGG GCCTGGACACTATATGAGAGCGGGCAAGCACTCGGGATCGTAGACCCAAAACTCAAGGAATTCAATGAGAAGGAAGCCTTGAGAGTCATCTGTGCCGCACTCCTTTGCACTCAAGGGTCACCACACCAGCGGCCATCAATGTCCAGAGTCATGGCTATCCTAGCCGGAGATATTGAGGTGACTGAGGTGGTGACGAAGCCGAGCTACATCACTGAATGGCAGCTCAGAGGAGGAGGTGACACTAGCTATGCCACCAGCTCCTACTACTCTGGATCTACTACTGGTGAGTTcagggagaagagggagaccGCCCCTCTCAACTCGTATCCAGGGATAGCTGGACGCATTGACGAAGGAAGGTGA
- the LOC4344912 gene encoding probable LRR receptor-like serine/threonine-protein kinase At1g56140 isoform X2, with protein sequence MMRRRCSGSHGRQLLLLYWLVIACSWVAAAQAQQAPRTDPVEVAALNAILGRWGTNPPKTWNITGGDPCTGTAVDDTNIDDSPVVNPGIKCDCSFNNRTVCHITKLRVYALNVVGTIPAELESLRYLANLNLQQNYLTGPVPSFIGKLTFMQYLTLSINSLSGPLPKEIGNLTDLRSLGIGSNNFTGELPEELGNLTKLEQLYIDSSGFSGPFPSTLSKLKNLEKLWASDNDFTGKIPDYLGTLTKLVELRFQGNSFQGPIPASLSNLSNLTSLRIGDIVNGSSSLAFISNLTSLNILILRNCKISDNLRTVNFSKLGRLTLLDLSFNNITGEVPQSILNLNNLGYLFLGNNSLTGSLPDAKSSSLTNLDFSYNQLTGSFPSWVTNNNLQLNLVANKFNIRENNNSILPSGLNCLQQDTPCLLGSPEYYSFAVDCGSNKSMKGSDNTIYEVDAANLGVASYYVTRNTRWGVSNVGIFNDASSRNYVINSSQQFQNTLDSELFQTARMSPSSLRYYGLGLENGNYSVKLQFAEFAYPDSKTWESTGRRIFDIYVQGVLKEKNFDIRKAVGGKSFTAVNKIYNTIVSKNFLEIHLFWAGKGTCCIPTQGYYGPMISALSVTPNFTPTVRNGEPKKKSKAGVIVGIVIGALVLGSAALVGIFMLISKRRKATQQQEELYNLAGRPNVFSNAELKLATENFSSQNMVGEGGYGQVYKGKLPDGRVIAVKQLSQSSHQGKSEFVTEVATISAVQHRNLVKLHGCCIDSNTPLLVYEYLENGSLDRALFGSKSFNLDWPTRFEIVLGVARGLTYLHEESSVRIVHRDIKASNVLLDTDLTPKISDFGLAKLYDEKKTHISTKIAGTLGYLAPEYAMRGHLTEKADVFAFGVVALETVAGRPNTDNSREEDKIYLFEWAWTLYESGQALGIVDPKLKEFNEKEALRVICAALLCTQGSPHQRPSMSRVMAILAGDIEVTEVVTKPSYITEWQLRGGGDTSYATSSYYSGSTTGEFREKRETAPLNSYPGIAGRIDEGR encoded by the exons TGGCGGCGCTGAACGCGATCCTGGGGAGATGGGGAACGAATCCGCCCAAGACTTGGAacatcaccggcggcgacccCTGCACCGGCACCGCCGTCGACGACACCAACATCGACGACAGCCCCGTCGTCAACCCCGGCATCAAGTGCGACTGCTCCTTCAACAACCGCACCGTCTGCCACATCACCAAGCT GAGGGTGTACGCGTTGAATGTTGTCGGTACGATACCTGCGGAGCTGGAGAGTCTCAGATATCTGGCTAACTT GAACCTGCAGCAAAATTACTTGACTGGCCCTGTGCCATCATTCATTGGGAAGCTTACTTTCATGCAATACCT GACCTTATCAATCAATTCGCTATCTGGGCCCCTTCCAAAGGAAATTGGGAATCTCACGGATCTTCGATCATT AGGCATTGGCTCAAACAATTTTACTGGTGAACTTCCTGAAGAACTGGGCAACTTGACCAAACTCGAACAATT GTACATTGATAGTTCTGGCTTCAGTGGTCCATTCCCTTCAACATTATCAAAACTTAAGAATCTGGAGAAGCT GTGGGCATCAGATAATGATTTCACAGGGAAAATACCTGATTATTTAGGGACCTTGACAAAGTTGGTGGAACT GAGGTTCCAAGGAAATTCTTTTCAAGGCCCGATTCCAGCAAGTTTGTCTAATTTGTCCAACTTGACAAGCTT ACGAATTGGTGATATTGTAAACGGGAGCTCTTCGCTGGCCTTTATCAGTAACCTGACGTCTTTGAATATCCT AATATTGAGGAACTGCAAGATATCCGATAATCTCAGAACAGTAAATTTCTCTAAGCTTGGAAGATTAACCTTGTT GGACTTGAGCTTTAATAATATCACAGGCGAAGTTCCTCAGTCCATCCTTAATCTGAACAACCTTGGATACTT GTTTCTCGGGAACAATAGCCTTACAGGAAGCCTGCCAGATGCGAAGAGCTCCTCCCTAACCAATTT AGATTTTTCATACAATCAACTCACGGGAAGCTTTCCTTCATGGGTTACCAATAACAATTTGCAATT GAATTTGGTGgcaaataaatttaatattcGTGAGAACAACAATAG TATTCTACCTTCAGGACTAAACTGTTTACAACAAGACACTCCATGTTTGCTAGGTTCTCCAGAAT ACTATTCTTTTGCGGTAGACTGTGGCAGTAATAAATCTATGAAAGGCTCAgataatactatatatgaagTAGATGCTGCAAATCTCGGAGTCGCATCATACTATGTTACCAGAAATACAAGATGGGGTGTCAGCAATGTTGGAATATTCAATGATGCCTCAAGTCGAAACTATGTAATAAATAGTTCCCAACAGTTTCAAAACACATTGGATTCAGAATTATTCCAAACCGCGAGGATGTCACCATCATCCCTAAGATACTATGGTCTAGGACTTGAGAATGGAAATTATAGTGTCAAGCTTCAATTTGCAGAGTTTGCTTATCCAGATTCAAAGACTTGGGAGAGCACAGGAAGGCGAATTTTTGACATATATGTGCAG GGTGTTCTGAAAGAAAAGAATTTTGATATAAGGAAAGCAGTTGGTGGAAAATCTTTTACTGCAGttaacaaaatatataataCAATCGTGTCGAAAAACTTCCTTGAGATCCATCTCTTCTGGGCTGGCAAGGGCACTTGTTGTATTCCAACTCAAGGTTACTACGGACCAATGATATCTGCACTAAGTGTCACCCCAA ATTTTACTCCTACCGTGAGAAATGGAGagccaaaaaagaaaagtaagGCAGGTGTGATTGTCGGAATAGTGATCGGTGCATTAGTTTTAGGATCAGCAGCCTTAGTTGGAATCTTTATGTTGATAAGTAAGAGAAGAAAAGCGACCCAACAGCAAGAAG AGCTGTACAACCTTGCTGGAAGGCCTAATGTCTTTAGTAATGCTGAACTAAAGTTAGCTACAGAGAATTTCAGTTCTCAAAATATGGTGGGAGAAGGTGGATATGGGCAAGTATATAAG GGTAAGCTACCTGATGGAAGAGTCATAGCTGTCAAACAACTTTCTCAATCATCCCATCAGGGAAAAAGCGAGTTCGTGACAGAGGTTGCAACAATTTCAGCTGTGCAACATCGGAACCTTGTGAAATTGCACGGCTGCTGCATTGATAGTAACACACCCTTGTTGGTTTATGAGTACctcgaaaatggaagcctagaCAGAGCACTCTTTG GAAGCAAAAGCTTTAATCTAGACTGGCCAACACGCTTTGAGATCGTTTTGGGCGTTGCTAGAGGCCTAACTTATCTTCACGAAGAGTCTAGCGTTCGCATCGTGCATAGAGACATCAAAGCCAGCAATGTCTTACTTGACACTGATCTCACCCCCAAGATCTCTGACTTTGGACTTGCAAAGCTCTATGATGAGAAGAAGACCCATATCAGCACAAAAATAGCCGGCACGCT TGGCTATCTGGCACCCGAGTATGCAATGAGAGGCCATCTGACTGAAAAGGCCGACGTTTTTGCATTTGGGGTAGTCGCCTTGGAGACTGTTGCTGGTCGACCAAACACCGACAACTCTCGTGAAGAAGATAAGATCTATCTCTTTGAATGG GCCTGGACACTATATGAGAGCGGGCAAGCACTCGGGATCGTAGACCCAAAACTCAAGGAATTCAATGAGAAGGAAGCCTTGAGAGTCATCTGTGCCGCACTCCTTTGCACTCAAGGGTCACCACACCAGCGGCCATCAATGTCCAGAGTCATGGCTATCCTAGCCGGAGATATTGAGGTGACTGAGGTGGTGACGAAGCCGAGCTACATCACTGAATGGCAGCTCAGAGGAGGAGGTGACACTAGCTATGCCACCAGCTCCTACTACTCTGGATCTACTACTGGTGAGTTcagggagaagagggagaccGCCCCTCTCAACTCGTATCCAGGGATAGCTGGACGCATTGACGAAGGAAGGTGA